The following proteins are co-located in the Desulfonatronum sp. SC1 genome:
- a CDS encoding 4Fe-4S dicluster domain-containing protein → MSKSKKTLYIDYNLCIGCESCEAVCGYLYGQPRIHMTRTSDGITVPISCHHCANPACLKACNVNAFYQDDEGAVILQPKTCVGCMVCLSVCPFAAISHSRTGPNPVAKCDLCAERRAKGMTPACVEICPCGAILFGSPEIIEAELRQRVAEGIVQSHMHPERFGTQVGLRAMKKSVSVEGYAAGTAEKEEDQGS, encoded by the coding sequence ATGTCTAAGTCCAAGAAAACCCTGTACATCGACTACAACCTGTGCATCGGCTGCGAAAGCTGCGAGGCGGTCTGCGGATATTTGTACGGCCAGCCCCGAATCCACATGACCCGGACCAGCGACGGGATCACCGTGCCCATCAGCTGCCACCACTGCGCCAACCCGGCCTGTCTCAAGGCCTGCAACGTGAACGCCTTTTACCAGGACGACGAAGGCGCGGTCATCCTCCAGCCCAAAACCTGCGTGGGCTGCATGGTCTGCCTCTCGGTCTGCCCCTTTGCCGCCATCTCCCATTCCCGCACCGGCCCCAATCCCGTGGCCAAATGCGATCTCTGCGCCGAACGCCGCGCCAAGGGCATGACGCCGGCCTGCGTGGAAATCTGTCCCTGCGGGGCCATCCTTTTCGGCTCCCCGGAAATAATCGAGGCCGAACTGCGTCAGCGGGTAGCCGAGGGCATCGTCCAGTCCCACATGCACCCGGAACGCTTCGGCACCCAGGTCGGCCTACGGGCCATGAAGAAGTCCGTCAGCGTGGAAGGTTATGCGGCAGGCACGGCGGAAAAGGAGGAAGATCAGGGCAGTTGA
- a CDS encoding 2-hydroxymuconate tautomerase family protein encodes MPYVNIKITKEGATPEQKALLIRGVTELLADVLGKNPRTTVVVVDEVETDNWGIGGEPVTALRRKQKEA; translated from the coding sequence ATGCCGTACGTGAACATCAAAATTACCAAGGAAGGAGCTACCCCGGAGCAGAAAGCCCTGCTGATCCGGGGTGTCACCGAGTTGTTGGCCGACGTGCTGGGCAAGAACCCGCGGACCACGGTAGTGGTCGTCGACGAGGTGGAGACGGACAACTGGGGCATCGGCGGGGAACCGGTCACCGCCCTGCGCCGCAAACAGAAGGAGGCGTGA
- a CDS encoding tRNA-binding protein, with the protein MAEETISWQDFERVEIRVGTVVDAQPFPEARKPAYIVEVDFGPEIGRKRTSAQVTDHYAPEDLIGRQVVGVTNFPAKQIGPMRSEFLLTGFYRPDGGVILAVPDKPVPNGARLG; encoded by the coding sequence ATGGCCGAGGAGACCATTTCCTGGCAGGATTTCGAACGGGTGGAGATCCGCGTTGGCACGGTGGTGGACGCCCAACCTTTTCCCGAAGCCCGCAAGCCGGCCTATATCGTGGAGGTGGATTTCGGCCCGGAAATCGGCCGCAAGCGGACCAGCGCCCAGGTCACGGACCACTACGCGCCGGAAGACCTCATCGGCCGACAGGTGGTCGGGGTGACCAACTTCCCGGCCAAACAGATCGGCCCGATGCGTTCCGAGTTCCTGCTGACCGGCTTCTACCGCCCGGACGGCGGGGTGATCCTGGCCGTGCCGGACAAGCCCGTGCCCAACGGGGCCAGGCTGGGTTGA
- a CDS encoding DUF4168 domain-containing protein, whose product MKKFFLLLTGSTLACLLVLALSVGVHAQTGQAEGQPMMQQPGTAAQFSDAELQKVATAYLEIHEIRMELQESLAEVADPESAQRMQEEAGAAMVQAVQESGLDVDTYNQVMQEVQMNSGLQEKLASKLDQMQ is encoded by the coding sequence ATGAAGAAGTTTTTTTTGCTGCTGACTGGATCAACTCTCGCATGCTTGCTCGTTTTGGCCTTGAGCGTGGGCGTTCACGCCCAGACCGGTCAAGCCGAGGGACAGCCGATGATGCAGCAGCCGGGAACCGCGGCTCAATTCAGTGATGCCGAGCTTCAAAAAGTTGCGACCGCATATCTTGAAATTCATGAGATTCGCATGGAATTGCAGGAATCCCTGGCCGAGGTGGCCGATCCGGAGTCCGCCCAGCGAATGCAGGAAGAAGCGGGGGCGGCCATGGTCCAGGCCGTCCAGGAGAGTGGGTTGGACGTGGACACGTATAATCAGGTCATGCAGGAAGTGCAGATGAACTCCGGATTGCAGGAAAAACTGGCGTCCAAGCTGGATCAAATGCAGTAG